From a region of the Arachis ipaensis cultivar K30076 chromosome B09, Araip1.1, whole genome shotgun sequence genome:
- the LOC110266931 gene encoding uncharacterized protein LOC110266931, translated as MGRLKEDFLPDLGLEIGGDMNLAAGIQVAQLALKHRQNKKQQQRIIVFAGRYKKLSFSEIFNSFFLWEPYAIGRTDPEVIPPDIRQHSAIWSATVPLISFECVEWHASDRLRRQFGLTQGIPDQERDLGEAHGEVLTGPKNQDWSRTHSSWVMQWTNRYSLVLVDDTVASQNQADIYLHWYRGAFGDHLQLSQMEPQDNQPGDPIHNQENQDPQSPQPPSPRPPAPPPSQTQAQLEPEQSTPYIPETHSADYLTPPVYQQYWSVPHQESIEQGSFSQLLGFMAPGPGYSYPAYRDIPTGQMAQPSGIAPGRLSLDTRPRQHTSSGTSGGRFSVDSGMSDDATRGIIQSGVDRPVPMSLILESYQPADEDNDDFLVDHPDGDEVEDEDDDADADEDDNEDDADAEDDEDGGDGPVHDSAPTAGTTTSEKGKGYNLRADPPRRSASRYTPSAFKKVAKKCKKLVKDVKWGMRK; from the exons ATGGGGAGACTAAAGGAAGATTTTCTTCCTGATTTAGGATTAGAAATAGGTGGTGATATGAACCTAGCCGCTGGCATTCAAGTGGCACAATTGGCTCTTAAGCATCGGCAAAATAAGAAGCAGCAGCAAAGGATTATTGTCTTTGCTGGAAGGTACAAAAAATTGTCCTTTTCTGAAATATTTAATTCATTT TTTCTTTGGGAGCCTTATGCAATTGGAAGGACCGATCCGGAAGTGATTCCTCCTGACATCCGTCAGCATTCTGCTATTTGGAGTGCCACAGTTCCACTTATATCTTTTGAATGTGTTGAGTGGCATGCATCTGATAGACTGCGGAGGCAGTTTGGCTTGACTCAGGGTATTCCTGATCAGGAGCGAGACCTAGGTGAAGCACACGGCGAAGTTTTGACAGGTCCGAAGAATCAGGATTGGTCTAGAACCCACTCATCCTGGGTTATGCAGTGGACGAACCGGTATAGTCTAGTTCTTGTCGATGACACGGTGGCCTCACAGAATCAGGCAGATATCTACTTGCATTGGTACCGAGGTGCATTTGGTGACCACTTGCAGTTGTCACAGATGGAACCGCAAGATAATCAGCCTGGTGATCCTATTCATAACCAGGAGAACCAAGACCCACAATCACCGCAACCACCATCGCCACGGCCACCAGCACCGCCCCCCTCACAAACACAGGCGCAACTAGAGCCTGAGCAGTCCACTCCATACATTCCTGAGACGCATTCTGCGGATTACCTGACTCCACCAGTATATCAGCAGTACTGGAGTGTTCCGCACCAAGAATCTATTGAACAAGGTTCTTTTAGCCAGCTACTTGGGTTCATGGCTCCTGGTCCAGGTTACTCATATCCCGCTTATAGAGACATTCCCACCGGTCAGATGGCCCAACCTAGTGGGATAGCTCCAGGTAGATTGTCATTGGATACGAGACCACGACAGCACACTTCCTCTGGTACATCTGGAGGGAGATTTTCTGTTGACTCTGGTATGAGTGATGATGCCACGAGGGGTATCATACAGAGTGGAGTTGACCGTCCTGTTCCAATGAGTCTCATTCTAGAGAGCTACCAGCCAGCTGATGAGGACAATGATGACTTTCTGGTTGACCATCCAGATGGGGATGAGGTTGAAGACGAGGACGATGATGCGGATGCCGATGAGGACGACAACGAGGATGATGCGGATGCCGAGGATGATGAGGATGGGGGTGATGGTCCGGTTCATGATTCAGCGCCTACTGCAG GTACAACCACTAGCGAAAAGGGAAAAGGATACAACCTTAGAGCTGACCCCCCTCGGCGGAGCGCTAGTCGGTATACCCCATCCGCTTTTAAGAAGGTTGCAAAGAAATGCAAGAAATTAGTCAAAGATGTAAAATGGGGGATGAGAAAATGA
- the LOC110267355 gene encoding uncharacterized protein LOC110267355 — translation MAMAHPDRETQIGEDSVFFMVLMPSIVSPWLDQKTKMAMKVQSNSFHIQHDSFSEVEHLNGKLLEGNTVARVTGDKNDVHPYRGYSFTRALTDGKEDLGSLRLSF, via the exons ATGGCCATGGCTCATCCGGACCGTGAAACACAAATTGGAGAAGATAGTGTCTTCTTTATGGTGCTTATGCCATCAATAGTTTCTCCTTGGTTGGACCAGAAAACAAAGATGGCTATGAAGGTACAGAGTAATAGCTTCCACATTCAGCATGATAGTTTCTCTGAAGTAGAACACTTAAATGGAAAACTGCTAGAAGGAAACACGGTTGCAAGAGTTACTGGGGATAAAAATGATGTTCATCCATATCGTGGTTATAGCTTTACTCGTGCACTAACTGATGGAAAAGAG GATTTAGGTTCTCTTAGATTGAGCTTTTGA